Sequence from the Acidobacteriota bacterium genome:
TGAAGTTGCTTAGCCATAATTTAAACCTCCTTTATCGAAAGAAGGTTTAAATCATAGCGTGTCCAAAAAGTCCACTTTTAAACTTTAAATCATTGAATAATAGTCCATTTTTAATTTTTAGTTGACATGACCGCAAATTGTTCTTGACAATAATCAAAATATAGTATATATTAATATTTAAACACTATATATTGTATTTAAAACAAGCAAAGCAGGTAGCTTTGTTCATTAGTTCTTTGAAAATATTAGCTCGATTGGATTTTTTCGAAGTACCTTCTTTCTCTTATCAGTTTATTTATCTGATAGAAATCGAATTTCGTAATAAATCCTGAATGATGTTATGCTTTAAGAGGTCGATTTTTGATTTCAGTTTCAGATTTCATTCAAGAGTGTAGAAAGGTTTATATACAAATCCCATTTATTTATTACGAATTATTCGTCATGAAAGGATATCTGCCTTTGTGTGCAAGAGAAAAAATGAATATCTTTTCAATTAAAAAAGATTTCATTTCCCTCTTTTGTTCAACTCATTATCAATAACCATATTGATAACGGGTCTAATTTTTCAAGAAAGGAGGTGAAATAAAATGAAAAGGGAAAAAATCCCTGCCAATTGGGCTAAGAAACCTCGTCTGCAACGTACTATTGAAACAATTCAATTAGTACGCAATGAACGAGGCAATATGGCCTGTGGAGATTTCCTACTCCATGCAGCAGTAGATTCTCTTAGCTCCGACGACATCGGTTCAGCCAAGGCATATCTCGAACAGTTCCTATTAATAGCTCAAAATGTTGAACCTGAACACAGAGCGGTTGTCGGTGTTGTAATCTCGAAAATCCTAACTCACAAAAAGTTCAAGATTTTTGGCCCATTGTTAAACATCCTCAACTTAATACTTGATATCTTTAAGTTGGCGAGTAGAAATCTCCTGAGTTGTAAATCCCTAGGAATTGATATTCCGATTAAAATAAATGTCTAATATTCTTAAAACACTAAATCTTCAGTCCCTGTCAAATATTTTTGGTATTTCTGTTCAAGAAATAATAAAGCTCAGCAAAATAGCACCAAAGCTTTATCACGAAGCCCATATTCCTAAGAAAAATGGGAAAAATAGAAAATTAGAAATTCCCAATACAAATTTAAAGCAGATCCAAAGGATTATTCTTCATAAAATTTTAGATAAATTGTACATCCACCCAAAGCTATTCGGGGGTCCCGGGTCATCCACCAAAAAAGCAGTTGCGGAACATACTCGAAAACATGTGCTTATTACGGCAGATATAAAGGACTTCTTCCCTTGCGTAAAATCATATCATGTGAGAAATATGTTCCTACGTTATGGAGCATCAGAAGATACTTCAAGAATTCTCACTAGGTTATTGACTTACAAAAATCACTTGCCACAAGGTGCTCCTACAAGTCCAGCTATTGGACGATTAGTACTTTTTCCTTTTGCCGAAGAACTTGATAATCTTCTAAATAAAATTCCGAAATCATCCTTTTCTATATATGTCGATGACATTATTTTAAGTGGCCCAAAAGGGGTAAAAGGTTTCTTATCTACTATAAGAAAAATGTTAGCTCATTATGGTTTTAAAATTAATAAAAAAACGAAGATAATGTATAGAAGTGAAGAACAAGTTTGTCTAAATATCAGAGTTAATGACGGCTTTGCGCCGCCAACAAACTATCTCAATGAACTCAAAAAATTGGCCGAAATAGTGCCTCCTTCAAATCCTACGCTAAAAGGAAAAATATCTTACATAAATTATCTTAGGAAAGCTTAAAAAGAAAATAATTCATCAACTTAAACGTCAACAATCCTGACAAAAATTAAACTTGGTCGAATTGTCTCAAACTCGAAACCAAATTGAGCAAAAAATTTTATTACCGATTCTAATACTTCAGTTGGTTTTAGGGGCTCAGGAAAAGATCTATGACATAATTCAGCCATTTTTTTAGATGCTGTTTTATTAAAAGGTGCAGGAAAATTAGAATATATTTCCTTTTTTGGCAATGAAGATTCTTTGTTAAAAGCTAACAAATAAAAATAGCTTAATAATGGCGGCTCGATTATAGGGCGAATATCTTTTATAAATTTATCACCATTTTTATGCTTTCTGAATTCATTCAAGAGCCTTCTTGTTTCATTAAAATCATGCTCGATATCAGAAATTATTTCAAAATGTCCCTGACAACAATTCAGTATATATTCTACGTACTTTACCGACTTTGTAGAGAAAAGTTTTTCGCATATTGCAAGTGAAAATCTCTCTGCGCAATATTCTTCATAAAATACTGAGATATTTTCCATGTAAACCTGTTCAGAAATAGAAAGCTCTTTATAATTAGGCTTTTCTATAGAATTAATAAAATGATTTGTCTCGTGAAAATATAAATGAAAACGAACTTGTGTATCATATGCTTCAGTAAAGATCTCTGGGCTGAGTACAAGAATTTTTTCCCCATTATTCTTTATAAACTTAGCTTGTGCATTGATTCTTCCTCTTTTTGTTGAATATTCATGATTGAATGTCAAATCTCTAACTGTTTGTTCGAAATTTTTGGGAATTAATAGAATATCAAACCATATCTTGAATATCTTGCCGATTATATCTAAAAAATTTTTTATTTCTGACGTCATGAGTTCTTTTTGCTCGGAAGTTCCAATTTCGATAAAAATATCTGGACTTAGCATTTATTAAAGGAATTGTTAATATCGCCTATCTATTTTTTCTTTCCTCTATAGTTTCATCATCCCAAACAACTGGAATTCCTGCTTCTTCAAATAACTTTTCAATTAAAATCATTCTCTCTTTATTTTTTGGGCTTTTAGGAAAAATTATGCCTGGAGAAACTTCTTTTCCTCTCTCAAGTTCAGATTCAATATAATCCCATACCTGACTGATTTGTCTTCTTACATTTCGAAGAAGAGCTTTTTCTGTCATCCTATCCCAATCTGAAGCCTTAACTTCACCACAGGCTACTAACTTTTTTTCTTCTCTATTTTGTGCATGAATATCTATCCGACCTTTTCGGCCACTCGGCTTGACACAAATTTTTTCAACTTTAATTTCGCCTTCAGCTTTTCTTTTCCAATCGTTCTGAATCTTTAGATGAAATGACCGCCCTCTTTTCAATCTTTTTAATTTATTTTCTTTATTTATTTCCACATCAGTTCAGATGAAAGAGCAACCTCTTTTATTATGTTCGAAATTCAGCAAACTTTTCATCTATTTCAGCTCTTAATTTTTTGCCAACTTCTTGAAATACATCTAATAATTCTTCATAGATGTCACTCCCAGCAATAAAATTCCAGAATTCCTTTCCAACTAAAATTTCTCCTCTTTCCAAATCATACAATCCTTTAAGTGTCCATCGCTCATAAGGCTCTGGATGATAAGGATTGTAAGGAATGGCAAGTCTTGTGAAAACTTTAACATTCCTATCTTGGCTCAATCTTAGTGCTGTCCATCTTAAAAGTTTTAATTTCAATGCTACAAACTCTTTCATATTTGGCTTTGCACTTGTTATGTCAAAGTAGTTTTCTTCTTTCTTTAACTTTACAAATAAATCTACCACCGAATCTGGATCGGTCTTTGCCTCTCCTTTCTTTATCTCTTTTCTAATTCGGTCTATTTCATAAATTTTGTCTGTAGTAATAGCACCTTTCCTTAGTTGATAATGAATCTCACTAATGAGTTTTTCTGTTTTATTGTCTATCTCGCCCAGCAATTTGTGCTGTCTCTCTGCATAATTACCGGCACCTTTTGCCAAAATAACCGCAACTTGCTCCCAAATAGATATGCCAAAAGTTGTATTTATTGATTGGATAAAGGAAAACATTGCATATCGATCCTTACCAAGAAGTCTATGATGAAATGGCATATGCTCTGTTTCAGGTTTGTAACTCTGTAGTTTATCTCTTACCGTAGTAATAAGAAGCTCAGCGATGTCCTTTTTTGTCTTAAATTCTAAAGCCATATTTTTACCCTTTCTTTTTAATCAATTCTTCGAGATCCCAAAATCTTCAAGGTATTACTCATCCTCTTAAAAATATCTTTCATTGTTATTTCACCTTCTTAAAGTAGAATATAGATTCAAAATATTTGTTAGAGTCCCTCTCTGTTCTCATCAAAACCGGCCTGTGAAAGACATCGACTAGTTCAAAGCCGCATTGCTTCCCAATTTCAGGAAATAAATTAAATTTATCATTTGCTACTACAAAAATTAATGCACCATCTTTTAGATACTTGGACACATTTTTAAAAACATCCACAATTCCTTTCATATATTCTTGTTTGGCGTTGCCATTCTGACCTTTTCTTGCAGGTCCTATTTCTAAATCATCAAGTCTTGGAAAATCAAATAACTCATAAGCATACCTATGTTGTTCATGGTAATCTATAACTCCCACATATGGAGGAGATGTAAAAATACCATCTATTTTTATATTCTCAGGCAATTTAATAATTCTTGCGTCTCCTTGAAAAATTTTGATAAAAGACTCGGTTCTCAGTTTGTCAAATTCTTTTAATCGCTTTATAGTATCGTAACTATATCGGTTTATGAACTTTAAAGCTTCATTAATAGGCTCGCAATATCTTTTATGTTTAATGCACCAGTAGGTTTCTCTTATTGGTTTTGTTGGCCTCGCCAAATCATAATGAGGAATAAGTCTTGCTGAGCGTGCTGATCTTGAGAGAATAATCTTTAGAATATCCTGATTCTTATAATCATTTATAATGCCTCTATAAAATAATATTTCCTGTAATGCTCTATCAGAAAACCATTTTTTAAAATATTCGCTCTCTGTTTCAAATCTGCCAACTTCAGTACCAAGTAATGGCCTCTCGCCAGTTGTTAGCTGTCTACTAAATAATCTTAATCTTTTTAATGCATCCTTAATTTCCTTTTCCACCTCTGGAATATTATATTTTTTTGTTTTTATTTTTTGGATTAACACATTGAACGGTGATAGTTCTATTCCTATAGAATTCATTCCTAATATATTGGCTTCTATCAATGCTGTGCCAGACCCTGAAAAAGGGTCAATTATTGTATCTCCCTTTTTAAAATATTTTCTCAAAAAAACTTCAACGAGTTGAGGGATGAACTTACCTAAATATGGATGTAGACGATGAACATGCTTTGTTCTCTCGGCTTCTCTTATACCTATAAAAGTCAAATCATTGCCCAAAATTTCAATATTCTTCTGAATATCTACTTTCTTTTCTATAAGTTCTATATCTATTCCGAACTTTTCAGCTGCTTTCTTATTTACTTCAAGCATGTTGCTTAACCCCTCATTGCCATTAAAAATTTTGTCATCCATACTCAATCATATTATTAACCAACAATATCCATATTAACAATTTACACATCTTTGTTTTAATAACACAAATAATTCTTGTATTCAAATAATTTATATAATTAATTTATTCCACCTACTTTTATAGCTTAAGAGCTATTAATTTAGTCCTATATTGTTCGTGGTTTCCTATTTATTTGCTTGCCACTTAAGAAATATTATTTTTGGCTTTAATAAACTTTATCAGAAACCCTTAAATCTATCAAATTTTTTAAAATTCTTATGATACGCTAAATTCGCTCACCAGTCTTTTCGTTATCGGGAAGCCAGGTTTTTGAATCTTCTCTTCTACTCGTCTCTTTTTGCTATTTCAATTTTTATTCTGTTTTTCTGAAAACGGTTTCTCTTCATCATGTACCAATTTCCACTCCCCGTCTTTATCCTGTTCCCAGACTTGATGAATTATCTTCCTCTTCTTTCTGTCAATTATAAAAATCTCTCTTGCAGGTTTTTGGTTTCTCCACTTGTTTTTGTTTTATATCTACTTATTAATTTATGAAGAGAGTTAAAATGTTTAGCAATTATTTGATTAGAAACCGTTACTATTTCGGTAAATTCCTCATTAATAATTTTATGTCCACATGACAATTTAATA
This genomic interval carries:
- a CDS encoding reverse transcriptase family protein, translating into MSNILKTLNLQSLSNIFGISVQEIIKLSKIAPKLYHEAHIPKKNGKNRKLEIPNTNLKQIQRIILHKILDKLYIHPKLFGGPGSSTKKAVAEHTRKHVLITADIKDFFPCVKSYHVRNMFLRYGASEDTSRILTRLLTYKNHLPQGAPTSPAIGRLVLFPFAEELDNLLNKIPKSSFSIYVDDIILSGPKGVKGFLSTIRKMLAHYGFKINKKTKIMYRSEEQVCLNIRVNDGFAPPTNYLNELKKLAEIVPPSNPTLKGKISYINYLRKA
- a CDS encoding TdeIII family type II restriction endonuclease, whose protein sequence is MALEFKTKKDIAELLITTVRDKLQSYKPETEHMPFHHRLLGKDRYAMFSFIQSINTTFGISIWEQVAVILAKGAGNYAERQHKLLGEIDNKTEKLISEIHYQLRKGAITTDKIYEIDRIRKEIKKGEAKTDPDSVVDLFVKLKKEENYFDITSAKPNMKEFVALKLKLLRWTALRLSQDRNVKVFTRLAIPYNPYHPEPYERWTLKGLYDLERGEILVGKEFWNFIAGSDIYEELLDVFQEVGKKLRAEIDEKFAEFRT
- a CDS encoding DNA methyltransferase, whose protein sequence is MLEVNKKAAEKFGIDIELIEKKVDIQKNIEILGNDLTFIGIREAERTKHVHRLHPYLGKFIPQLVEVFLRKYFKKGDTIIDPFSGSGTALIEANILGMNSIGIELSPFNVLIQKIKTKKYNIPEVEKEIKDALKRLRLFSRQLTTGERPLLGTEVGRFETESEYFKKWFSDRALQEILFYRGIINDYKNQDILKIILSRSARSARLIPHYDLARPTKPIRETYWCIKHKRYCEPINEALKFINRYSYDTIKRLKEFDKLRTESFIKIFQGDARIIKLPENIKIDGIFTSPPYVGVIDYHEQHRYAYELFDFPRLDDLEIGPARKGQNGNAKQEYMKGIVDVFKNVSKYLKDGALIFVVANDKFNLFPEIGKQCGFELVDVFHRPVLMRTERDSNKYFESIFYFKKVK